GCGGTGGGTTTAGAAGCCTGAATGTGACTATTCGACAAGTGTTAGACCTTTATGCATGCATACGTCCGGTGCGGTGGATTAAGGGCGTGCCAGCTCCAGTCAAGAATCCCGAGCACATGAATGTGGTCATCTTCAGAGAAAACACGGAGGATGTCTACGCAGGGTTGGAGTGGACCGCCGATAGCAAAGACGCCGCAGATATCCGGAAGTTCTTGAAGGAACGGTTCGGCGTGAAGCTTACCGATGACACGGCAATTGGCCTAAAGCCCATGAGCAAATGGGCAAGTCAACGTCTGATTAGGAAAGCCGTGAACTACGCTATCAGCAACGATCGCCGTAGCGTCACACTGGTACACAAGGGTAACATTATGAAGTATACCGAAGGTGCGTTTAGGGATTGGGGTTACCAGTTGGCCAAGCAAGAATTTGGTTTCCGAACCCTTACTGAGGAGGAACTCTTTGGCGAGTTTGAGGGAAAGGCTCCCGATGGAAAGGTAATCATCAAAGATAGGATTGCCGACAATATGCTGCAACAGCTCCTTACCCGAACGAGAGACTACGATATTCTGGCCATGCCCAACCTCAACGGGGACTACTTTTCCGACGCGGCCGCTGCTCAAGTAGGCGGGCTGGGCATGGCTCCTGGGGCCAACATTGGTGACAGGATCGCGGTCTTCGAAGCCACTCACGGGACGGCTCCCAAGTATGCGGGAATGGACATGGTCAACCCCTGTTCACTTATTCTTTCAGGGGTGATGATGTTTGAGTACTTGGGATGGGGGGAAGTTGGGGACACGATCACAGATGCGGTTGAGAAGACCATTTCCCAGGGTGTAGTCACGTACGACCTAGCCAGGATGCTAGAGGATGGCCATGAGGTCAGTACCTCAGCATTTGCCCAGGCCGTTGTGGACAACATGGACTAGAACTGTGAGGTGAGACCCATGTATCGGAAGGTGCCATGCTGCATCTACCGGGGGGGAACCAGCAAGGGCGTGTTGTTCCATGACAGGGACCTTCCTCAAGAAAGGGCCTTACGGGATCAGGTAATCCTGGCGGCCTTCGGAAGCCCAGATTCGAGGCAGATTGATGGGCTGGGAGGAGCCGATTCCCTTACAAGTAAGACGGCCATCGTTGGCCCCCCCACGACGAATGCCGATGTGGACTATACCTTTGGCCAAGTTAGCATAACGGCCCCGCTGGTCGACTATGGCAGCAACTGTGGAAATATCTCCTCCGCCGTGGGGCCGTTTGCCATAGATGAGGGGCTTGTCCCGGCCTCGGAGCCGGTCACGAAAGTGCGGATCCATAACACCAACAGCAGGAAGATCATTGTCGCGGAGGTTCCGACTCAGGACGGCATGCCAGTCTGTGTTGGAGACTACGCCATTTCCGGGGTTCCTGGCACTGGTGCCAAGATAACCCTGGACTTCTTGGATTCTGGTGGAGCCGTCACTGGAAGGTTGCTTCCTACCGGACAACCCAGAGACGTGCTGGACCTGGGGCACCTGGGGAAGTTTGAGGTATCAGTGGTCGATGCGGCTACTGCAGTTGTGTTTGTCAAGGCGAAGGACCTTGGGCTGACTGGAACCGAAACCCCAAACAGGATAAACGCCGATCAGGCGCTCTTGGCTCTCCTTGAGGCCATAAGGGGTGCGGCAGCTGTATTGGTAGGCAAGGCCCGGGAACCGGAAGAGGCCGCCAAGAAGAGCCCCTCTGTGCCCAAGATAGCCTTTGTGGGACCGCCCGCCTCCTATGAGACAGCCTCAGGCGAAACGGTCCAAGAGAACAGCATTGACGTGGTAAGTAGGATCATGTCCATGCAGAAGGCCCACAAGGCCTATGCCGTCACAGGGGCAATATGCACTGCGGCCGCAGCCAGTCTTGAGGGAACAGTGGTGAGCGAGGTCCTGGAGTCCTTCAAGGGCGATGAGGTCAGGTTAGGACACGCTGGGGGAACCCTGTCAGTTGAGATTTCCATAGAGGACGTAAGCGGAGAAATGGTTCTAAGAAGAGCGGCCTTGGGCCGCACCGCCAGGAGAATAATGGAGGGGTACGTCTACGTGCCAAACAGACTCTTCTCTCAAGCGTAGGCGTTAGACTCTGGAGGTGTACTCGCCTTGCCATATCCACCAATTCTACAGGAGACCATAGCCCGTCTTGAACAGACACGGCAGGCTCGGCTTGAACAGAAGATCCCCAGGCTCAGCGCTGAAGGAAAACAAGAGTTACTTAGTCATTTCCACCCAGATTTCGACCCAAGGGGCATGAGGACCCTCGCGGTGGGGAACAACGCTGGAAGCAAGGTACCGCTGGAGGTAGCTGACATACTCGAAGCCTACAGCTGGATTGATCCTCAAGGCTACGATGTAGATGCCTGCGACATTTCCACAGATATGCTGGTGATCGGGGGAGGAGGCGGAGGAGCGACCGCAGCCTTAGTAGCTCAGGCGAACGGAGCCAATGTGGTCTTGGCGACCAAACTCAGGCTGGGAGACTCCAATACCGTGATGGCTGAGGGGGGAATAGCAGCAGCCACCAAGCCATCCGACACTCCGGTTATGCACTACGTGGACACCATGGGGGGAGGCCGTTACGCCAACTCGCCAGAGCTCGTTAAGACTCTCGTTCATGATGCTCCCCTAATAGTGAAGTGGCTTAAGGGGCTCGGAGTCATGTTTGACCAGGAGAGTGACGGTACGATCGTGACCTCCTTCGCTGGAGGCCATTCCCGCCGGCGAGTTCATTCCTGCAAGGACTTCAGCGGTCTTGAGATGATGAGGGTCCTTAGGGATGAGATCTGGAACAAGGGTATCACTGTGGTAGAGTTCTCCCCCGCAGTTGACCTGGTTCTGGACGAGAACGGACATTGCGCTGGCGCCATACTACAGAATCTAGAAACGGGCAACTTCATCACAGTGAGAGCAGGAGCCGTCATTCTGGCCACAGGCGGACTGGGTCGCCTCCACATCCGTTCCTTCCCTACAACGAACCACTACGGGGCGACCGCCGATGGACTTGCCATCGCGTACAGAGCTGGAGCTAGCGTGCTAGACATGGATTCTGTTCAATACCACCCCACGGGTGTTGCCTGGCCCGAACAGATGCTGGGCAATCTGGTCACCGAGGCTCTGAGGGGCAACGGCGCCCACCTGGTAAACGTGCAGGGAAATAGGTTCATCAATGAGCTGGAGACCCGTGACACAACCTCCTCTGCCATAATCAGGGAATGCGTCGATAGGAACCTTGGTGTTGTTGCTCCTAGTGGTCAGAAGGGAGTCTGGCTCGATGTTCCTGTAATAGACATGATTGGACCTGAAGGTACCATACAACGCCTGTTCGCCGGTATAGTCGGAAGGTTTCTCCGGTACGGAATAGATGTGAAAAAGGAGCCCATTCTCGTATTTCCTACGCAGCATTACCAGAATGGCGGCCTGAAGATTAGCGGAGATGGCCTGACTGATGTTCCGGGTTTGTTTGCGGCGGGTGAGGTGTCTGGTGGCGTACACGGCAGGAATCGCTTGGGCGGGAACTCACTGGTTGACATCTTCGTGTTTGGAAGAAGGGCCGGGTTAAGCGCAGTTGACTGGACGGCGAAGAATGTCGTGGGCCTGCCTACCCTGGAGCACGTGAGGAGGCACCACAAGGAGCTCGAGACGCTTGGGGTGGGTCGGCAGAGGAGGTCCCCTAGGATTTTGCCGGACTACACTCGAGCTGGACTCAACAAGATAAATCAGGCAATTTGAACCACATGTTTAGGGAGGGAAAGCCGTGAAGGCGAGAGTGTTTAAGATCGAGGAAGTCATGTGGGAAGAGCCACCCGAGCATTACAGTGCCTTCTCCAAATTGCTGGTCAACCCCAAGTCAGTCGGATCGAAGCACTTTGACTTCCGCATCTCCAGCTACCAACCCAAAGGCTATTGTTCTTGTCACGCCCACCAAGTGCAGGAACAAATCTATTACGTCCTACAAGGGAAAGGGATCATGGAGATGGACGACCTCAAAAAGGTTGTCGATCCTCACACGGTGATACACATACCCCCTGGGGTTAGACATGCTATCTATAACACCGGTCTGGAGGACCTAGTTTTTTTCGTCATAACTTCACCACCGGAAGATAAGTGAACTGGAGGTCTTGATGATGAAGGCACGGGCCGCGGTCTTGACTCAATTTGGTAAGCCCATGGAACACCGGGAATTCCAGTTGGTCGATCCGTGTCCCGGTGAGATAGTCGTGAAGATGGATATGGCGGGGGTGTGTGGCTCTGATCCCCATATCTGGAGGGGACATCACCCCATGTCATGGGGCGCTCTCCCGTTGATCCTTGGCCACGAGAACGTCGGAAGGGTCTATGCCACAAGGCGGACTGGCAAAGGAGCACCCAAAGAAGGCGATAGGATAATGTGGCAAAGAAGCATCACCTGCGGTGGGTGCCACTACTGTCTTGTAGCCCGCAAGCCGTGGCTGTGCCAGGAGCGCACAGTATACGGGATCAACTACTCCAGTTCGGTTTCTCCGCATCTCAGAGGAGGCTATTCTGAGTTTGTCTACTTGAATCCCAAGACCCCTGTGATTGCACTGCCAGACTCGGCAGATCCACAGCGGTTCGTGGCCGCAGGCTGTTCTGCTGATACAGCCCTTCATGCCGTTCAAGTGGCCGGACTGGGGCTTTCGGAGGACGTAGTAGTACTGGGCTGTGGCTCCGTTGGCTTGTGCACCATCGCCTACGTAAGCGCAACTGGTGCCAGATCCATAGTGGCCATTGACCTGAATGAGGGGAGACTGGACATGGCTCTAACCTTCGGAGCCACTGCCACCCTCAATGCCTCCCACACTACTCCAGAGGAACGCCAGGAGCACGTATACGCGAGGACGGAAGGGCTTGGTGCTTCAGTGGTGTTTGAGTGCAGCGGTTCCACCGGCGCCGCGGCCGAGGGGTTTAAGCTGGCCAGGAAGGGTGCCAGGTACGTTATGCCTGGTTTTGGGCATGACGGTGGAACGGACTTCACCGTGAGCGGCTGGTACGATATCACCTCCAAGGAGATTGAGCTTCGGGGTTGCTTCGCCGGGGACTTCAGGCATCTGGTGGAAGCCATCGATTTTATTGACCGATCTGACTGGCCATTCGAATGCCTGGTTACCCATCGATACACCCTGGACATGGCTAACGAGGCTCTTGCCTGCGTGGAACAGCGAAGGGCTATCAAGGCAGCCATTGTCTACTGAAGGATTACTAAGGAGTGAGGACTTGTGACATCGAAGACTATGAAGGGTGCCGACATTATATCTGAATATCTCATAGCGGAGAGAGTGCCTTATGTACTTACCCTAAGCGGCCATGGAAACGTTGGGCTTCTGGACGCATTGGCGCAAAGGGCCGATAAGATAAGGGCTATCGGAGTTCATCACGAGCAGGCAGCTGGTCACATTGCGGATGCCTATTATCGCGTAGCCCACAAACCACTGGCTACGATCACGTCCTGTGGCCCGGGATCCGCCAATCTGCCCATAGCCTTGGCCTGTGCTTTCTACGATTCCTCTGCCTTCCTTGCCATTACTGGCAATGTGCCCACCTGCCAGTTTAACCGGGGGCCTTTCCAGGAGACCGGCCGGCACCACCAGGGGGATTTTCCATCTGTGATCAAGCCTTACGTCAAGAAGGCTTTCCAGCCCACGCGTGTGGACATGGTACCCACCGCCATAAGACAAGCCTTCAAGACTATGCTTTCCGGCCGGCCGGGT
The DNA window shown above is from Bacillota bacterium and carries:
- the icd gene encoding isocitrate dehydrogenase (NADP(+)), which codes for MTASNGEKISVEQGALKVPDNVIIPYIEGDGVGPGIWAASKKVFDAAVLRRYGNSRSVVWTEVLAGEKAYEATGQWLPQSTLDTVVEHTVTIKGPLTTPVGGGFRSLNVTIRQVLDLYACIRPVRWIKGVPAPVKNPEHMNVVIFRENTEDVYAGLEWTADSKDAADIRKFLKERFGVKLTDDTAIGLKPMSKWASQRLIRKAVNYAISNDRRSVTLVHKGNIMKYTEGAFRDWGYQLAKQEFGFRTLTEEELFGEFEGKAPDGKVIIKDRIADNMLQQLLTRTRDYDILAMPNLNGDYFSDAAAAQVGGLGMAPGANIGDRIAVFEATHGTAPKYAGMDMVNPCSLILSGVMMFEYLGWGEVGDTITDAVEKTISQGVVTYDLARMLEDGHEVSTSAFAQAVVDNMD
- a CDS encoding PrpF domain-containing protein translates to MYRKVPCCIYRGGTSKGVLFHDRDLPQERALRDQVILAAFGSPDSRQIDGLGGADSLTSKTAIVGPPTTNADVDYTFGQVSITAPLVDYGSNCGNISSAVGPFAIDEGLVPASEPVTKVRIHNTNSRKIIVAEVPTQDGMPVCVGDYAISGVPGTGAKITLDFLDSGGAVTGRLLPTGQPRDVLDLGHLGKFEVSVVDAATAVVFVKAKDLGLTGTETPNRINADQALLALLEAIRGAAAVLVGKAREPEEAAKKSPSVPKIAFVGPPASYETASGETVQENSIDVVSRIMSMQKAHKAYAVTGAICTAAAASLEGTVVSEVLESFKGDEVRLGHAGGTLSVEISIEDVSGEMVLRRAALGRTARRIMEGYVYVPNRLFSQA
- a CDS encoding FAD-binding protein, with the translated sequence MRTLAVGNNAGSKVPLEVADILEAYSWIDPQGYDVDACDISTDMLVIGGGGGGATAALVAQANGANVVLATKLRLGDSNTVMAEGGIAAATKPSDTPVMHYVDTMGGGRYANSPELVKTLVHDAPLIVKWLKGLGVMFDQESDGTIVTSFAGGHSRRRVHSCKDFSGLEMMRVLRDEIWNKGITVVEFSPAVDLVLDENGHCAGAILQNLETGNFITVRAGAVILATGGLGRLHIRSFPTTNHYGATADGLAIAYRAGASVLDMDSVQYHPTGVAWPEQMLGNLVTEALRGNGAHLVNVQGNRFINELETRDTTSSAIIRECVDRNLGVVAPSGQKGVWLDVPVIDMIGPEGTIQRLFAGIVGRFLRYGIDVKKEPILVFPTQHYQNGGLKISGDGLTDVPGLFAAGEVSGGVHGRNRLGGNSLVDIFVFGRRAGLSAVDWTAKNVVGLPTLEHVRRHHKELETLGVGRQRRSPRILPDYTRAGLNKINQAI
- a CDS encoding cupin domain-containing protein; translated protein: MKARVFKIEEVMWEEPPEHYSAFSKLLVNPKSVGSKHFDFRISSYQPKGYCSCHAHQVQEQIYYVLQGKGIMEMDDLKKVVDPHTVIHIPPGVRHAIYNTGLEDLVFFVITSPPEDK
- a CDS encoding zinc-binding dehydrogenase, encoding MKARAAVLTQFGKPMEHREFQLVDPCPGEIVVKMDMAGVCGSDPHIWRGHHPMSWGALPLILGHENVGRVYATRRTGKGAPKEGDRIMWQRSITCGGCHYCLVARKPWLCQERTVYGINYSSSVSPHLRGGYSEFVYLNPKTPVIALPDSADPQRFVAAGCSADTALHAVQVAGLGLSEDVVVLGCGSVGLCTIAYVSATGARSIVAIDLNEGRLDMALTFGATATLNASHTTPEERQEHVYARTEGLGASVVFECSGSTGAAAEGFKLARKGARYVMPGFGHDGGTDFTVSGWYDITSKEIELRGCFAGDFRHLVEAIDFIDRSDWPFECLVTHRYTLDMANEALACVEQRRAIKAAIVY